A stretch of Octopus bimaculoides isolate UCB-OBI-ISO-001 chromosome 23, ASM119413v2, whole genome shotgun sequence DNA encodes these proteins:
- the LOC106873974 gene encoding ribitol-5-phosphate transferase FKTN produces MKKPQLFKLLVGLSLVFLLFQFFLIRIFWKRDDTRNSVNSENLIYTSEDKHHVQKTQFPREDVAKVFLSVCAELKIPVFLLDADILSSLSPDKASPVSINYNCQLNCRRHVTFGVNFKYWDSQGITQMLISDFFIHSIKQADPRFRHDTIPTHFFLYPRNTERHTVIQVVMFHIRLGSYFWHGAINPLSRLNSVLPSKAHGDIVYGVHAGAYEKFELDEAQVDNMTVYVPQPPEQFLKQILHSRFIECNSTRARKFVAMYGLDNSEASQKFQRKARQVLAKTKHLLDSLEIRFWLSSGTCLGWFRQCGIIPHSKDVDIGIWIKDYNPQLIPTFQENGFVLKLMFGKVSDSFELSFAAGDIKLDIFFFYDTPKYMWNGGTQAKTGKKLKYIFSRFTLCWSEFLDLWIRVPCDTLSYITANYGKDWFKPVKEWDWKKSPSNVHDNGVWPVEEWDTVIQRF; encoded by the exons ATGAAGAAACCACAGCTTTTCAAACTCTTGGTGGGGCTCAGTTTAGTGTTTCTGCTCTTTCAGTTTTTTCTCATCCGTATCTTTTGGAAACGT GATGATACCCGGAATTCAGTAAATTCTGAAAACCTGATCTATACATCTGAAGATAAACATCATGTACAGAAAACACAGTTTCCAAGAGAG GATGTTGCAAAAGTGTTTCTTAGTGTTTGTGCTGAGCTGAAAATTCCAGTCTTCTTACTCGATGCCGATATTTTGAGCAGCCTCAGTCCCGATAAAGCATCTCCAGTTTCTATTAACTACAACTGTCAGTTGAACTGTCGGCGACATGTTACTTTTGGAGTCAACTTTAAGTACTGGGACAGTCAG GGTATTACTCAAATGTTAATAAGTGATTTCTTCATCCATAGTATTAAACAAGCAGATCCACGTTTCCGTCATGACACCATCCCAACTCATTTCTTTTTGTATCCACGGAACACCGAACGCCACACTGTTATTCAAGTTGTTATGTTCCACATTCGGCTTGGTAGTTACTTCTGGCATGGAGCAATTAATCCTCTTTCAAGACTCAACAGTGTGCTGCCATCAAAAGCTCATGGTGACATCGTTTATGGGGTTCATGCTGGAGCATATGAAAA GTTTGAATTGGATGAAGCCCAGGTTGACAATATGACTGTCTACGTTCCTCAGCCTCCTGAACAATTCTTAAAACAAATTCTTCATTCGAGATTTATTGAATGCAATAGCACACGTGCCAGGAAATTTGTGGCTATGTATGGATTAGACAACTCAGAAGCAAGCCAAAAGTTCCAGAGGAAAGCTCGTCAGGTGTTAGCTAAAACCAAACATCTTTTAGACAGTTTGGAAATCAGATTTTGGCTCAGTAGTGGAACATGTTTGG GTTGGTTCCGACAATGTGGTATAATTCCTCATAGTAAAGATGTAGACATTGGCATTTGGATAAAGGATTACAATCCACAGTTGATTCCAACATTCCAAGAAAATGGTTTTGTTCTCAAACTCATGTTTGGTAAA gtaTCTGATAGCTTTGAGTTATCATTTGCTGCAGGGGACATCAAATtagacatatttttcttttatgacaCCCCAAAATATATGTGGAATGGTGGTACACAGGCCAAGACTGGAAAGAAACTTAA GTACATATTTTCTAGATTTACTCTCTGCTGGAGTGAGTTTTTAGACCTGTGGATTCGAGTTCCCTGTGACACACTATCTTATATTACAGCGAATTATGGTAAAGACTGGTTCAAACCAGTTAAAGAATGGGATTGGAAAAAAAGCCCTTCGAATGTTCATGACAATGGAGTCTGGCCTGTTGAAGAATGGGACACTGTAATTCAACGATTTTGA